CATTCCAGTCTGGGTATTGAGATCAAAATTGAAACAAAAACAGGGTTCGGTTTTATACCCCTTGCGCCCTCGGTCGGCGTCGCCTGGGACCCTGACCCGGATCCGGACCATGATGACGCATTGGTGCCGCGAGTGTTCATGACCCTGATATCTGTGCTGAACTTATGACGACGGATGAAAAAAGTGAAATAAAATGTTAACCGAACCGGCGGATTGGCTTGACTTTCCAGTATAATTGAGTATAATATAGGGAAGATATGGTGCTTGCGAACATCGAATACCAGGGTTTTCGCAACCTCAAGGATGCATCGGTCGAATTCAATCACAGTATGAACTTGGTGATCGGTGCCAATGCCGCTGGCAAAACTAATTTTTTGGAAGCGATCTTTTTTTCAGCGTTCGCGTCGTCGTTTCGCGCGCATGAAGACAGGAACCTGATCCGTTTCAACGATAATTATATACGGGTAAAGGCAAGCACCAGCGAGAAGACCGGCAGCGTATTCTATAATGGGGACAAGCAACTGACCCTGGACGGTCTGGTAAAACAACGGCTCAGCGATTACGTCGGCTGGCTTCTGGTCACCATCCTTTCACTCGAGGATATCTGGCTGGTGCGCAGCGCACCGTCGAACCGCCGGGCTTTTCTCGACTGGCTGGTGGCTAAGCTCACCCCAATGTACCTGCATGATTTGAGCGAATACCGGAAGATCCTGAGGCAGCGCAACCGGGCATTACAGATGGTGCGCGAGAATGGAGATGAAAACCTGCTGGACGTTTACGATGAACAACTTATCAATTTGGCGAACAAGATCTATATGGAACGGAGCAAAACCATGCCCGAATTGAGCGCGACCGTCAACCGAGTGGCTGACGAACTCGGACTTAAGCTTCTTGCGGTCGACTATATCAGCACCTGCCCTTCCATGACGCTTACCGGTGAGGCATTAAGGAAAAACCGGCATTGCGAGATCCTGTGGGGCGAGACGACGATCGGCCCGCACCGCGACGATATTGCGTTCACTTTGAACGGCAAAGCCCTTAAGTATTTCGCGTCCGAAGGTGAAGAACGTTCAGCGGTCATTGCATTGAAGCTCGCCGAAGCCGAGATGCTGTACGCCCGAACGCACCAGCAACCCGTCCTACTGCTCGATGAGGTCGCGGCCGAGCTTGATGAAAACAGGAAAAGGATCTTCCTGAATTTGATAAGTGAACTGATCCGGCGTGATCAGGGACAGGTTTTTTATGCAAGCACGCGCATCCCTGATTTTCTCGAGCCGAGCCATTATCAAACTATCAACGTGAGGGACGGTGAAATTGAAGTTTCCTGAAAGGATCGACCGGATCATGCCGCGAGTCCTGAAATCGCTGGAGCTCGAGGACCGGATCAAGAACATGATCATCCTGGAAAAGTGGCAGGAGATCGTCGGTGAGAAGATCGCCCAGCATACGCGGGCGACCAGCATTGATTCGGAAAACCTGTTCGTTACGGTCGATAATCCGGTATGGCAGGGACAGCTTTTTTTGATGAAAGACAAGATCTTGAAAAAAGTCAAAGAATATGGTATCTCCATTAAAGATATTAAACTAGCGATCATGTAGGAAAGGAGCAAGAGGGAGCGTTAATGAAAAAGAGCGATAAAGACGAAGATAAAGAGCAACTGCCCGGGGAAGACGACAATCCGCAGGAGAAGGTTGAAATGCCGGAAAAGGTCAAGGACCGCTACGACGCGTCGAAGATCCAGGTATTAAAGGGTCTGGAGGCGGTCCGGCGCCGGCCCGCAATGTACATCGGTGATGTCGGTTTCCGCGGCCTCCATCATTTGATATTCGAGGTCGTTGACAACAGCGTCGATGAAGCGCTTGCCGGTCACTGCGATTACATCAAGGTCATGATCGACAGGGATGTCGTGACGGTCGAAGACAACGGCCGCGGCATCCCCACCGATATGCACCCGACCCAGAAAAAAAGCGCGCTGGAAGTCGTTTTGACCATGCTCCATGCCGGCGGGAAATTCGATGACAAAGCGTACCGGATCAGCGGCGGTCTGCACGGCGTCGGCGTATCCGCCGTCAACGCTCTCTGCGAATGGCTGAAGGTGGAAGTCTACCGCGAAGGCAAGGTCTTCTTCCAGAGTTATCACAAGGGTGACCCTGACGCGGCCGTGAAGGTCACCGGCAAGGCGAAGAAAACGGGCACCACCGTGATCTTCAAACCGGACCAGGAGATCTTCAATAAGATCGAATACAGCAAGGATATCATCAGCCAGCGTCTGCGCGAACTCACCTTCCTGAACAAGGGGCTGAAGATCGATTTTGAAGACGTCGAATCAAAAACAAAAGAACGCTTCTTTTCCACCGGCGGCGTCATTGACCTGGTGAAATACCTCGATTCGGGCCGGAACCGCCTGCACAAACCCATCTATTTCCACCAAAAGCAGAACGGTATCGAGGTTGAAGTGGCACTGGAATACAACGATTCATACCTGGAGAATATCTTCACCTTTGCCAACACCATCAACACCCATGAAGGCGGCTCACACTTGGTCGGGTTTAAATCAGCCCTGACGCGCGTCCTCAACGAATACGGGCGCAAGCACAACCAGTTAAAGGAAGACCTGTCCTTGACCGGCGAAGATACCCGCGAGGGTTTGACCGCGGTCGTCTCGATCAAGATCCGGGAACCGCAGTTCGAGGGTCAGACGAAAACGCGGCTCGGCAACCCCGAAGCAAAAGGGGCCGTGGAATCTCTGGTCAACGAAAACCTTTCGGCGTTCCTCGAGGAGAACCCCCGGTACGCCAGCGTTATCGTCCAGAAGGTGCTTGCCGCGGCTAAATCACGCGAAGCTGCGCGCAAGGCGCGCGAACTCACCCGCCGTAAATCCCTGATCGATAACGAATCGTTGCCGGGCAAACTGGCGGATTGCTCTTCTAGCAACCCCGACGAGAGCGAAATATTCGTGGTGGAGGGCGATTCGGCCGGCGGCAGCGCCAAGCAGGGACGCGACCGGGCCTTCCAGGCGATCCTGCCCCTGCGTGGCAAGATCCTGAACGTGGAAAAAAGCGGTTTGAACAAGATCCTCGGCAACGAGGAGATCCGGACCCTTATATCGGCGATCGGGTGCGGGATCGGCGAGGACGAGTTCGACATAACCAGGATCCGCTACAAGAAGGTCGTTATCATGACCGATGCCGATGTCGACGGCGCGCACATCCGGACCCTCCTCCTTACCTTTTTCTTCAGATTCATGAAGGAGCTCATCGAAGCAGGTATCATCTATATCGCCCAGCCCCCGCTATACCGCCTTAAGCATGACCGGAAAGAGGATTATTTCTATGCCGATGACGATCTCCAGAAATTCCTGAAGAAGCACGCCAGCGAAAAACATGAGATCCAGCGCTACAAAGGCCTCGGTGAAATGAACCCCCAGCAGTTATGGCAGACGACCATGGATCCTGAAAAACGCATCCTGAAAAAAGTAACGATGGAAGATGCAGCGCAAGCCGACCGGCTTTTTTCGATCCTCATGGGCGATGAGGTCGAACCGCGCCGCAAATTTATCGAAGAAAATGCACGGTATGTGGTAAACCTTGATGTTTAGCTATTATTCAATAATAAGTGGAACGCGGGAAACAAAACCGCGATCGCAGGAGGTAACTTGGATACGATGCAGATATTAAAAGAACTCGCTGATGCGTTCGGTATTTCCGGATACGAGGAAGAGATCGTCAACATCATGAAAAAGCATTTCCATAATCGCGCCGAGATAGGCCGCGACCGGATCGGCAGCATAATCGGGAAAAAGTCCGGCACCGCACCCAATCCAAAGATCATGTTCGCCGCGCACATGGATGAGATCGGCTTCATCGTTCAGGAGATCACGAAGGAAGGTTTTATAAAATTCCTTCCGATCGGCGGCTGGTGGGAGGGTAACCTACCGGGCATGCGCGTGAAGATCAAGACCCACAAGGGTGAGATCGTCCCCGGCGTCATCGGCCAAAAACCGATCCACGAGCTCTCGCCGGAAGAGCGTAAAAAGCTGCCGGAAATCGAGCACATGTACATCGATGTCGGCGCCACCAAGAATTTTCATCCCGGCGACAAACTCGGGATAAAACCCGGGGACCCGATCGTACCCGACATGCCGTGCACGCCCCTGAAGAACGCCGACCTGTGCATGGCAAAAGCCTGGGATGACCGGGTGGGCTGCGCCTTACTCATCGACCTGCTCAACAACCTCGCCGCGACCGAACATCCCAACACTGTCTACCTGGTGGGCACGGTCCAGGAGGAGGTCGGGATCCGCGGTGCGAAAACATCGGCCTTTGCCGTCAATCCCGACATCGGGATCGCCCTGGACGTCAGCATCTGCCGGGACACGCCCGGCAGCAGCGCCGATTCGGTCGAACGCCTGGGCAGCGGTGTCGGTCTGATCATTTATGACCGCACCATGATCCCACATATCAAACTGAGAAACTTCGTCTGCGAGCTCGCTGAGTTGAACAACATACCGTTCCACCTCACCGCGATCAAAGGCGGTTATGACACGGGCGCCATCCATCTCACGAACTTCGGCGTACCCAGCCTGGCGCTCGGCATCCCGACCCGGTACGTTCACTCCGGTGCGAGTATTATTTCAATGGTAGATTATGATAATCTTTTGCAGCTCTTAACCCTGATCGTCAAGAATCTGGACCGGGAAGCGCTGCAGGAGATCTTGAGTTAACCAAGGAGGGTTCATGGCAAAAAGAATAATAAAACCCGGCGCAGTCTATTACATATGGACGACCACCAAAGAATGCATTGAGATCCTGCACGATCCGCACTGGGCTCGGTTCTTGCTCTTGTCGATCGGTTATCACCGCTACATGCTCAATTACAAAATATTCGGCTATCTGATCATGCCCGAATCCTTCTACCTGATGATCCAGCCCGGGAAGATGTTCACTGTTTCAAAGATCATGAAACTGATCAAAGGGAATTTCGCCCGTAAGTACAATGAATTCAAAAAGCGCGAGGGTACGGTCTGGAGCCAGAGTTTTGATGCCGAACTGGTCGAAAATCCAGAACAGTTCAAAGAACGGCTGGACCACATTCACATGCTGCCGGTGCAGCGGGAGCTGACCAAAGATCCGGGCGATTATGAATTCTCCAGCTTCAATAATTACAACCGCGCCCGCCGGACCACGATCCAGCTCGTGATCGACGCGGTGCCGGAAAAATATTAGTTGTAAAGGACTGATAATAGCACGACCCACCTCTGCTACCTGGGATGATTTCTGGGCCAATAAGGACCCGGGATCCATCTACCCTCCAGTTTGCGATATCACCGCGGAATTACTGAAATGCACGAAGATCGCCGGCAAGAAGATCCTTGAGGTCGGTGCCGGCACCGGCCGCGACAGCATAAAGATGGCGCAGGCCGGGGCTTTTGTCTGTACGCTTGATTATTCGAGCGAAAGCCTGCGGCTCGTGCGCTGCGACCCCCAGGGCCGCCTCACGAACCTGGTCATGGCGGACGCCCTGGAATGCCCTTTCCTGGATGAAACCTTTGACATCGTCTTTCACCAG
The sequence above is a segment of the bacterium genome. Coding sequences within it:
- the recF gene encoding DNA replication and repair protein RecF (All proteins in this family for which functions are known are DNA-binding proteins that assist the filamentation of RecA onto DNA for the initiation of recombination or recombinational repair.); this encodes MVLANIEYQGFRNLKDASVEFNHSMNLVIGANAAGKTNFLEAIFFSAFASSFRAHEDRNLIRFNDNYIRVKASTSEKTGSVFYNGDKQLTLDGLVKQRLSDYVGWLLVTILSLEDIWLVRSAPSNRRAFLDWLVAKLTPMYLHDLSEYRKILRQRNRALQMVRENGDENLLDVYDEQLINLANKIYMERSKTMPELSATVNRVADELGLKLLAVDYISTCPSMTLTGEALRKNRHCEILWGETTIGPHRDDIAFTLNGKALKYFASEGEERSAVIALKLAEAEMLYARTHQQPVLLLDEVAAELDENRKRIFLNLISELIRRDQGQVFYASTRIPDFLEPSHYQTINVRDGEIEVS
- a CDS encoding DUF721 domain-containing protein, with amino-acid sequence MKLKFPERIDRIMPRVLKSLELEDRIKNMIILEKWQEIVGEKIAQHTRATSIDSENLFVTVDNPVWQGQLFLMKDKILKKVKEYGISIKDIKLAIM
- the gyrB gene encoding DNA topoisomerase (ATP-hydrolyzing) subunit B — encoded protein: MPEKVKDRYDASKIQVLKGLEAVRRRPAMYIGDVGFRGLHHLIFEVVDNSVDEALAGHCDYIKVMIDRDVVTVEDNGRGIPTDMHPTQKKSALEVVLTMLHAGGKFDDKAYRISGGLHGVGVSAVNALCEWLKVEVYREGKVFFQSYHKGDPDAAVKVTGKAKKTGTTVIFKPDQEIFNKIEYSKDIISQRLRELTFLNKGLKIDFEDVESKTKERFFSTGGVIDLVKYLDSGRNRLHKPIYFHQKQNGIEVEVALEYNDSYLENIFTFANTINTHEGGSHLVGFKSALTRVLNEYGRKHNQLKEDLSLTGEDTREGLTAVVSIKIREPQFEGQTKTRLGNPEAKGAVESLVNENLSAFLEENPRYASVIVQKVLAAAKSREAARKARELTRRKSLIDNESLPGKLADCSSSNPDESEIFVVEGDSAGGSAKQGRDRAFQAILPLRGKILNVEKSGLNKILGNEEIRTLISAIGCGIGEDEFDITRIRYKKVVIMTDADVDGAHIRTLLLTFFFRFMKELIEAGIIYIAQPPLYRLKHDRKEDYFYADDDLQKFLKKHASEKHEIQRYKGLGEMNPQQLWQTTMDPEKRILKKVTMEDAAQADRLFSILMGDEVEPRRKFIEENARYVVNLDV
- a CDS encoding M42 family metallopeptidase, which produces MQILKELADAFGISGYEEEIVNIMKKHFHNRAEIGRDRIGSIIGKKSGTAPNPKIMFAAHMDEIGFIVQEITKEGFIKFLPIGGWWEGNLPGMRVKIKTHKGEIVPGVIGQKPIHELSPEERKKLPEIEHMYIDVGATKNFHPGDKLGIKPGDPIVPDMPCTPLKNADLCMAKAWDDRVGCALLIDLLNNLAATEHPNTVYLVGTVQEEVGIRGAKTSAFAVNPDIGIALDVSICRDTPGSSADSVERLGSGVGLIIYDRTMIPHIKLRNFVCELAELNNIPFHLTAIKGGYDTGAIHLTNFGVPSLALGIPTRYVHSGASIISMVDYDNLLQLLTLIVKNLDREALQEILS
- a CDS encoding transposase; amino-acid sequence: MAKRIIKPGAVYYIWTTTKECIEILHDPHWARFLLLSIGYHRYMLNYKIFGYLIMPESFYLMIQPGKMFTVSKIMKLIKGNFARKYNEFKKREGTVWSQSFDAELVENPEQFKERLDHIHMLPVQRELTKDPGDYEFSSFNNYNRARRTTIQLVIDAVPEKY